One part of the Arabidopsis thaliana chromosome 1 sequence genome encodes these proteins:
- the UGT74E2 gene encoding Uridine diphosphate glycosyltransferase 74E2 (Uridine diphosphate glycosyltransferase 74E2 (UGT74E2); CONTAINS InterPro DOMAIN/s: UDP-glucuronosyl/UDP-glucosyltransferase (InterPro:IPR002213); BEST Arabidopsis thaliana protein match is: UDP-Glycosyltransferase superfamily protein (TAIR:AT1G05675.1); Has 8397 Blast hits to 8309 proteins in 513 species: Archae - 0; Bacteria - 605; Metazoa - 2499; Fungi - 31; Plants - 5061; Viruses - 123; Other Eukaryotes - 78 (source: NCBI BLink).) yields MREGSHLIVLPFPGQGHITPMSQFCKRLASKGLKLTLVLVSDKPSPPYKTEHDSITVFPISNGFQEGEEPLQDLDDYMERVETSIKNTLPKLVEDMKLSGNPPRAIVYDSTMPWLLDVAHSYGLSGAVFFTQPWLVTAIYYHVFKGSFSVPSTKYGHSTLASFPSFPMLTANDLPSFLCESSSYPNILRIVVDQLSNIDRVDIVLCNTFDKLEEKLLKWVQSLWPVLNIGPTVPSMYLDKRLSEDKNYGFSLFNAKVAECMEWLNSKEPNSVVYLSFGSLVILKEDQMLELAAGLKQSGRFFLWVVRETETHKLPRNYVEEIGEKGLIVSWSPQLDVLAHKSIGCFLTHCGWNSTLEGLSLGVPMIGMPHWTDQPTNAKFMQDVWKVGVRVKAEGDGFVRREEIMRSVEEVMEGEKGKEIRKNAEKWKVLAQEAVSEGGSSDKSINEFVSMFC; encoded by the exons atgaGAGAAGGATCTCATCTTATCGTCTTGCCTTTCCCAGGACAAGGCCACATAACTCCAATGTCCCAGTTCTGCAAACGCTTAGCCTCAAAAGGTCTTAAGCTCACTCTGGTCCTCGTCTCCGACAAACCCTCTCCTCCATACAAAACAGAGCACGACTCAATCACTGTCTTCCCCATCTCCAACGGCTTCCAAGAAGGCGAGGAACCATTACAAGACCTCGATGATTACATGGAAAGAGTAGAAACCAGCATCAAAAACACCTTACCGAAGTTGGTTGAAGACATGAAACTGTCGGGAAATCCACCTAGGGCTATCGTGTACGACTCCACCATGCCATGGCTTCTTGATGTAGCTCATAGTTATGGATTGAGCGGTGCCGTGTTTTTCACGCAACCTTGGCTTGTCACAGCTATTTACTACCATGTTTTCAAGGGTTCGTTCTCTGTACCGTCTACAAAGTACGGTCACTCGACATTAGCATCTTTCCCTTCGTTCCCGATGCTGACTGCAAATGATTTGCCGTCTTTCCTCTGCGAATCGTCCTCATACCCGAATATACTGAGGATTGTGGTGGATCAGCTCTCAAACATTGATCGAGTCGACATAGTGTTGTGCAACACTTTCGATAAATTGGAGGAAAAG TTGTTGAAATGGGTCCAAAGCTTGTGGCCAGTCTTGAATATTGGACCAACGGTTCCATCGATGTATTTAGACAAACGACTGTCTGAAGACAAGAACTACGGTTTTAGCCTCTTCAATGCGAAAGTCGCTGAATGCATGGAGTGGCTAAACTCAAAGGAGCCTAATTCTGTTGTCTATTTATCATTCGGAAGTTTGGTGATTCTAAAAGAAGATCAAATGTTGGAACTCGCTGCGGGTCTGAAACAGAGCGGACGTTTCTTTCTGTGGGTTgtgagagagacagagacacACAAACTTCCAAGAAACTATGTCGAGGAAATCGGTGAAAAAGGACTTATTGTAAGCTGGAGTCCTCAGCTTGACGTACTTGCACATAAATCAATCGGTTGTTTCTTGACACACTGTGGATGGAACTCGACGTTAGAGGGATTGAGTTTGGGAGTTCCAATGATTGGTATGCCACACTGGACTGATCAGCCCACGAATGCTAAGTTCATGCAGGATGTGTGGAAGGTTGGGGTAAGGGTTAAGGCAGAAGGTGATGGGTTtgtgagaagagaagagattatgAGAAGTGTGGAAGAAGTTATGGAGGGagagaaagggaaagagaTTAGAAAGAATGCTGAGAAATGGAAAGTGTTGGCTCAAGAGGCAGTTTCTGAAGGAGGTAGCTCTGATAAGAGCATCAATGAGtttgtttctatgttttgttga
- the BT3 gene encoding BTB and TAZ domain protein 3 (BTB and TAZ domain protein 3 (BT3); FUNCTIONS IN: transcription regulator activity; INVOLVED IN: embryo sac development, pollen development; LOCATED IN: nucleus, chloroplast; EXPRESSED IN: 15 plant structures; EXPRESSED DURING: 8 growth stages; CONTAINS InterPro DOMAIN/s: BTB/POZ (InterPro:IPR013069), Zinc finger, TAZ-type (InterPro:IPR000197), BTB/POZ fold (InterPro:IPR011333), Kelch related (InterPro:IPR013089), BTB/POZ-like (InterPro:IPR000210); BEST Arabidopsis thaliana protein match is: BTB and TAZ domain protein 4 (TAIR:AT5G67480.2); Has 1903 Blast hits to 1903 proteins in 101 species: Archae - 0; Bacteria - 0; Metazoa - 1048; Fungi - 0; Plants - 775; Viruses - 0; Other Eukaryotes - 80 (source: NCBI BLink).): MSSSTKNIPKPPPLPCITYQRFQSSTRKPSSLMRLVPKEALETWDKLFKEGSGADTYVETDNKSHFPAHSSVLAAASPVIATLLNQSRDKNGNTYLKIHGVPCEAVYMFIRFLYSSCYEEEEMKKFVLHLLVLSHCYSVPSLKRLCVEILDQGWINKENVIDVLQLARNCDVTRICFVCLSMVIKDFKSVSSTEGWKVMKRSNPLLEQELIEAVIESDSRKQERRRKLEEREVYLQLYEAMEALVHICREGCGTIGPRDKALKGSHTVCKFPACKGLEGALRHFLGCKSRASCSHCKRMWQLLQLHSCICDDSNSCKVSLCWNFKEKMKKLSKKEQSKWRLLVENIIRARNSLGPFSSRSSGLI; encoded by the exons ATGTCTAGTAGTACCAAGAACATTCCAAaacctcctcctcttccttgTATTACCTACCAGCGTTTTCAATCTAGTACAAGGAAACCTTCGAGCTTAATGCGCCTTGTGCCTAAAGAAGCACTTGAAACTTGGGATAAGCTTTTCAAGGAAGGATCTGGAGCAGATACATATGTTGAAACCGATAACAAGTCTCACTTTCCTGCCCATTCAAGTGTCCTG GCTGCAGCCTCACCAGTTATAGCGACACTTCTGAATCAATCGAGGGATAAGAATGGGAATACATACCTCAAAATCCATGGAGTTCCTTGTGAAGCAGTCTACATGTTCATTAGGTTTCTATACTCTTCCTG CTACGAGgaggaagaaatgaagaagttTGTGCTCCATTTATTGGTTCTGTCACATTGCTACTCGGTCCCATCTCTTAAAAGACTTTGTGTAGAGATTCTCGATCAAGGATGGATTAACAAGGAGAATGTGATCGATGTGCTTCAACTAGCGAGAAACTGTGACGTGACAAGGATTTGCTTTGTATGTCTTTCCATGGTCATCAAAGACTTCAAATCTGTATCTTCAACAGAGGGATGGAAAGTGATGAAACGCTCTAATCCTTTGCTCGAACAAGAGCTCATTGAGGCAGTCATCGAATCCGACAGtaggaaacaagaaagaagaagaaaactggAGGAGAGAGAAGTGTATTTGCAGCTCTATGAAGCCATGGAAGCTCTTGTCCACATATGTCGTGAAGGTTGTGGGACAATTGGACCTCGCGATAAGGCCCTTAAAGGAAGCCATACCGTGTGTAAATTCCCGGCGTGTAAAGGGCTTGAAGGTGCGCTCAGACATTTCTTGGGATGCAAGTCTAGGGCTTCATGTTCTCATTGCAAAAGGATGTGGcagcttcttcagcttcacTCTTGTATCTGTGATGATTCTAATTCTTGCAAAGTTTCTCTCTGCTG GAATTTCAaggagaaaatgaagaagcttAGCAAGAAAGAACAATCTAAATGGCGATTGCTTGTAGAAAACATTATTAGGGCGAGGAACAGTCTCGGGCCCTTCTCGTCACGTTCTTCTGGTTTGATATAG
- a CDS encoding Leucine-rich repeat transmembrane protein kinase protein (Leucine-rich repeat transmembrane protein kinase protein; FUNCTIONS IN: kinase activity; INVOLVED IN: protein amino acid phosphorylation; LOCATED IN: endomembrane system; EXPRESSED IN: shoot, stem, hypocotyl, root; CONTAINS InterPro DOMAIN/s: Protein kinase, ATP binding site (InterPro:IPR017441), Protein kinase, catalytic domain (InterPro:IPR000719), Leucine-rich repeat (InterPro:IPR001611), Serine-threonine/tyrosine-protein kinase (InterPro:IPR001245), Protein kinase-like domain (InterPro:IPR011009), Serine/threonine-protein kinase, active site (InterPro:IPR008271); BEST Arabidopsis thaliana protein match is: Leucine-rich repeat transmembrane protein kinase protein (TAIR:AT4G29990.1); Has 163331 Blast hits to 124125 proteins in 4749 species: Archae - 121; Bacteria - 14440; Metazoa - 44652; Fungi - 9862; Plants - 74464; Viruses - 498; Other Eukaryotes - 19294 (source: NCBI BLink).) — MEEFRFLYLIYSAAFALCLVVSVLAQDQSGFISIDCGIPSGSSYKDDTTGINYVSDSSFVETGVSKSIPFTAQRQLQNLRSFPEGSRNCYTLIPIQGKGKKYLIRASFMYGNYDGENGSPEFDLFLGGNIWDTVLLSNGSSIVSKEVVYLSQSENIFVCLGNKGKGTPFISTLELRFLGNDNTTYDSPNGALFFSRRWDLRSLMGSPVRYDDDVYDRIWIPRNFGYCREINTSLPVTSDNNSYSLSSLVMSTAMTPINTTRPITMTLENSDPNVRYFVYMHFAEVEDLSLKPNQTREFDISINGVTVAAGFSPKYLQTNTFFLNPESQSKIAFSLVRTPKSTLPPIVNALEIYVANSFSQSLTNQEDGDAVTSLKTSYKVKKNWHGDPCLPNDYIWEGLNCSYDSLTPPRITSLNLSSSGLTGHISSSFSNLTMIQELDLSNNGLTGDIPEFLSKLKFLRVLNLENNTLTGSVPSELLERSNTGSFSLRLGENPGLCTEISCRKSNSKKLVIPLVASFAALFILLLLSGVFWRIRNRRNKSVNSAPQTSPMAKSENKLLFTFADVIKMTNNFGQVLGKGGFGTVYHGFYDNLQVAVKLLSETSAQGFKEFRSEVEVLVRVHHVNLTALIGYFHEGDQMGLIYEFMANGNMADHLAGKYQHTLSWRQRLQIALDAAQGLEYLHCGCKPPIVHRDVKTSNILLNEKNRAKLADFGLSRSFHTESRSHVSTLVAGTPGYLDPLCFETNGLNEKSDIYSFGVVLLEMITGKTVIKESQTKRVHVSDWVISILRSTNDVNNVIDSKMAKDFDVNSVWKVVELALSSVSQNVSDRPNMPHIVRGLNECLQREESNKNY, encoded by the exons ATGGAAGAGTTTCGTTTTCTCTATTTGATATATTCAGCAGCATTTGCATTGTGTCTCGTCGTTTCTGTTCTTGCTCAAGACCAATCAG GTTTCATAAGCATCGATTGTGGAATTCCAAGTGGATCATCGTACAAAGACGACACAACAGGTATAAACTACGTCTCAGATTCATCCTTTGTCGAAACCGGAGTCTCCAAATCGATCCCTTTCACAGCTCAAAGACAGCTTCAAAACCTGAGGAGCTTTCCCGAAGGTTCAAGAAACTGCTATACATTGATTCCAATACAAGGGAAGGGCAAGAAATATCTCATAAGAGCTAGTTTCATGTACGGTAACTACGATGGAGAAAATGGTTCACCGGAGTTTGATCTGTTTCTTGGTGGCAATATTTGGGATACCGTCTTGCTCAGCAATGGGTCGAGCATTGTTTCCAAAGAAGTCGTTTACTTGAGCCAATCTGAGAAcatatttgtgtgtttgggAAACAAAGGCAAAGGAACTCCATTTATCTCGACTTTAGAGCTTAGGTTTCTCGGGAACGACAATACGACATATGATTCTCCAAACGgtgctctcttcttctctagacGCTGGGACTTACGCTCTCTCATGGGTTCACCTGTTAG atatgatgatgatgtgtaCGACAGAATCTGGATACCTCGCAACTTTGGCTATTGTAGAGAGATCAATACCTCACTCCCCGTGACCTCAGACAATAATAGTTATAGTCTTTCAAGTTTGGTGATGAGCACAGCGATGACTCCAATAAACACAACAAGACCCATCACAATGACTTTGGAAAACAGTGATCCAAATGTCAGGTACTTTGTCTACATGCACTTCGCAGAGGTTGAAGATCTTAGTCTCAAACCGAACCAGACAAGAGAGTTCGACATCAGCATTAACGGAGTGACAGTTGCTGCTGGATTCAGCCCCAAGTATCTTCAGACAAACACGTTTTTTCTAAACCCTGAGAGCCAATCGAAAATTGCGTTTTCACTCGTTCGAACCCCAAAGTCCACTCTTCCGCCAATTGTTAACGCTCTAGAGATCTACGTCGCAAATAGTTTCTCGCAGTCTCTCACTAACCAAGAGGATG GTGACGCGGTTACGAGTCTAAAGACGAGTTATAAAGTGAAGAAGAACTGGCACGGAGATCCTTGTTTGCCTAATGACTACATTTGGGAGGGCCTTAATTGCAGTTATGATAGTCTTACTCCTCCAAGAATCACATCACT GAACTTATCATCAAGCGGGTTAACGGGTCATATATCTTCCTCCTTCTCTAACCTCACAATGATTCAAGAGCT AGACTTATCAAACAATGGCTTAACCGGAGACATTCCGGAGTTCCTCTCAAAACTGAAGTTCTTGAGGGTTTT AAATCTAGAAAATAACACTCTTACCGGTTCAGTTCCATCCGAGTTATTAGAAAGATCAAACACCGGATCATTCTCGCTAAGGCTAGGAGAAAATCCAGGACTCTGTACTGAGATTTCTTGCAGAAAAAGCAACAGCAAAAAACTCGTTATCCCGCTTGTCGCATCATTTGCAGCATTGTTCATCCTCTTGTTATTGTCTGGTGTGTTTTGGAGAATCAGAAACCGGAGAAACAAGTCCG TAAACTCCGCACCTCAAACCAGTCCAATGGCGAAATCGGAGAACAAATTACTGTTTACCTTTGCAGACGTTATAAAGATGACAAATAACTTCGGTCAAGTCCTCGGCAAAGGAGGGTTTGGAACAGTCTACCATGGCTTCTATGACAACCTTCAAGTAGCTGTTAAACTTTTATCAGAAACATCAGCTCAAGGATTCAAAGAGTTTCGCTCTGAG GTCGAAGTTCTTGTGAGGGTTCATCATGTTAACCTCACTGCGCTGATCGGTTATTTCCATGAAGGTGACCAAATGGGATTGATCTATGAGTTCATGGCTAACGGCAACATGGCGGATCATCTCGCGGGAAAGTATCAGCACACATTGAGCTGGAGACAAAGGCTTCAGATTGCACTTGATGCAGCACAAG GGCTTGAGTATCTTCACTGTGGATGCAAACCTCCAATAGTCCACAGAGATGTGAAGACTTCAAACATATTGTTGAAcgagaaaaacagagcaaagctTGCAGATTTCGGACTCTCACGGAGTTTTCATACAGAGAGTCGTTCTCACGTATCCACCCTAGTCGCTGGAACTCCCGGATATCTCGATCCGCT ATGCTTTGAGACAAATGGGCTAAACGAGAAGAGTGACATTTACAGCTTTGGAGTTGTTCTGTTGGAGATGATTACAGGCAAAACCGTGATCAAAGAGTCACAAACGAAACGTGTTCATGTGAGTGATTGGGTGATATCGATCTTGAGGTCTACGAATGATGTGAACAATGTTATAGATTCAAAGATGGCGAAAGATTTTGATGTAAACTCTGTATGGAAAGTTGTGGAGCTTGCATTATCCTCTGTTTCGCAGAACGTCTCTGATAGGCCAAACATGCCACATATTGTTAGAGGATTGAATGAGTGTcttcaaagagaagagagtaacAAGAACTATTGA
- a CDS encoding Leucine-rich repeat transmembrane protein kinase protein, translating into MEEFRFLYLIYSAAFALCLVVSVLAQDQSGFISIDCGIPSGSSYKDDTTGINYVSDSSFVETGVSKSIPFTAQRQLQNLRSFPEGSRNCYTLIPIQGKGKKYLIRASFMYGNYDGENGSPEFDLFLGGNIWDTVLLSNGSSIVSKEVVYLSQSENIFVCLGNKGKGTPFISTLELRFLGNDNTTYDSPNGALFFSRRWDLRSLMGSPVRYDDDVYDRIWIPRNFGYCREINTSLPVTSDNNSYSLSSLVMSTAMTPINTTRPITMTLENSDPNVRYFVYMHFAEVEDLSLKPNQTREFDISINGVTVAAGFSPKYLQTNTFFLNPESQSKIAFSLVRTPKSTLPPIVNALEIYVANSFSQSLTNQEDGDAVTSLKTSYKVKKNWHGDPCLPNDYIWEGLNCSYDSLTPPRITSLNLSSSGLTGHISSSFSNLTMIQELDLSNNGLTGDIPEFLSKLKFLRVLNLENNTLTGSVPSELLERSNTGSFSLRLGENPGLCTEISCRKSNSKKLVIPLVASFAALFILLLLSGVFWRIRNRRNKSGTITNLSLYLSFYIHIYLLITLPIVKTFFCKVNSAPQTSPMAKSENKLLFTFADVIKMTNNFGQVLGKGGFGTVYHGFYDNLQVAVKLLSETSAQGFKEFRSEVEVLVRVHHVNLTALIGYFHEGDQMGLIYEFMANGNMADHLAGKYQHTLSWRQRLQIALDAAQGLEYLHCGCKPPIVHRDVKTSNILLNEKNRAKLADFGLSRSFHTESRSHVSTLVAGTPGYLDPLCFETNGLNEKSDIYSFGVVLLEMITGKTVIKESQTKRVHVSDWVISILRSTNDVNNVIDSKMAKDFDVNSVWKVVELALSSVSQNVSDRPNMPHIVRGLNECLQREESNKNY; encoded by the exons ATGGAAGAGTTTCGTTTTCTCTATTTGATATATTCAGCAGCATTTGCATTGTGTCTCGTCGTTTCTGTTCTTGCTCAAGACCAATCAG GTTTCATAAGCATCGATTGTGGAATTCCAAGTGGATCATCGTACAAAGACGACACAACAGGTATAAACTACGTCTCAGATTCATCCTTTGTCGAAACCGGAGTCTCCAAATCGATCCCTTTCACAGCTCAAAGACAGCTTCAAAACCTGAGGAGCTTTCCCGAAGGTTCAAGAAACTGCTATACATTGATTCCAATACAAGGGAAGGGCAAGAAATATCTCATAAGAGCTAGTTTCATGTACGGTAACTACGATGGAGAAAATGGTTCACCGGAGTTTGATCTGTTTCTTGGTGGCAATATTTGGGATACCGTCTTGCTCAGCAATGGGTCGAGCATTGTTTCCAAAGAAGTCGTTTACTTGAGCCAATCTGAGAAcatatttgtgtgtttgggAAACAAAGGCAAAGGAACTCCATTTATCTCGACTTTAGAGCTTAGGTTTCTCGGGAACGACAATACGACATATGATTCTCCAAACGgtgctctcttcttctctagacGCTGGGACTTACGCTCTCTCATGGGTTCACCTGTTAG atatgatgatgatgtgtaCGACAGAATCTGGATACCTCGCAACTTTGGCTATTGTAGAGAGATCAATACCTCACTCCCCGTGACCTCAGACAATAATAGTTATAGTCTTTCAAGTTTGGTGATGAGCACAGCGATGACTCCAATAAACACAACAAGACCCATCACAATGACTTTGGAAAACAGTGATCCAAATGTCAGGTACTTTGTCTACATGCACTTCGCAGAGGTTGAAGATCTTAGTCTCAAACCGAACCAGACAAGAGAGTTCGACATCAGCATTAACGGAGTGACAGTTGCTGCTGGATTCAGCCCCAAGTATCTTCAGACAAACACGTTTTTTCTAAACCCTGAGAGCCAATCGAAAATTGCGTTTTCACTCGTTCGAACCCCAAAGTCCACTCTTCCGCCAATTGTTAACGCTCTAGAGATCTACGTCGCAAATAGTTTCTCGCAGTCTCTCACTAACCAAGAGGATG GTGACGCGGTTACGAGTCTAAAGACGAGTTATAAAGTGAAGAAGAACTGGCACGGAGATCCTTGTTTGCCTAATGACTACATTTGGGAGGGCCTTAATTGCAGTTATGATAGTCTTACTCCTCCAAGAATCACATCACT GAACTTATCATCAAGCGGGTTAACGGGTCATATATCTTCCTCCTTCTCTAACCTCACAATGATTCAAGAGCT AGACTTATCAAACAATGGCTTAACCGGAGACATTCCGGAGTTCCTCTCAAAACTGAAGTTCTTGAGGGTTTT AAATCTAGAAAATAACACTCTTACCGGTTCAGTTCCATCCGAGTTATTAGAAAGATCAAACACCGGATCATTCTCGCTAAGGCTAGGAGAAAATCCAGGACTCTGTACTGAGATTTCTTGCAGAAAAAGCAACAGCAAAAAACTCGTTATCCCGCTTGTCGCATCATTTGCAGCATTGTTCATCCTCTTGTTATTGTCTGGTGTGTTTTGGAGAATCAGAAACCGGAGAAACAAGTCCGGTACAATTACAAATCTATCTCTATATCTTTCCTTTTACATTCATATCTATCTGTTAATCACATTACCAATTGTTAAAACTTTCTTTTGCAAAGTAAACTCCGCACCTCAAACCAGTCCAATGGCGAAATCGGAGAACAAATTACTGTTTACCTTTGCAGACGTTATAAAGATGACAAATAACTTCGGTCAAGTCCTCGGCAAAGGAGGGTTTGGAACAGTCTACCATGGCTTCTATGACAACCTTCAAGTAGCTGTTAAACTTTTATCAGAAACATCAGCTCAAGGATTCAAAGAGTTTCGCTCTGAG GTCGAAGTTCTTGTGAGGGTTCATCATGTTAACCTCACTGCGCTGATCGGTTATTTCCATGAAGGTGACCAAATGGGATTGATCTATGAGTTCATGGCTAACGGCAACATGGCGGATCATCTCGCGGGAAAGTATCAGCACACATTGAGCTGGAGACAAAGGCTTCAGATTGCACTTGATGCAGCACAAG GGCTTGAGTATCTTCACTGTGGATGCAAACCTCCAATAGTCCACAGAGATGTGAAGACTTCAAACATATTGTTGAAcgagaaaaacagagcaaagctTGCAGATTTCGGACTCTCACGGAGTTTTCATACAGAGAGTCGTTCTCACGTATCCACCCTAGTCGCTGGAACTCCCGGATATCTCGATCCGCT ATGCTTTGAGACAAATGGGCTAAACGAGAAGAGTGACATTTACAGCTTTGGAGTTGTTCTGTTGGAGATGATTACAGGCAAAACCGTGATCAAAGAGTCACAAACGAAACGTGTTCATGTGAGTGATTGGGTGATATCGATCTTGAGGTCTACGAATGATGTGAACAATGTTATAGATTCAAAGATGGCGAAAGATTTTGATGTAAACTCTGTATGGAAAGTTGTGGAGCTTGCATTATCCTCTGTTTCGCAGAACGTCTCTGATAGGCCAAACATGCCACATATTGTTAGAGGATTGAATGAGTGTcttcaaagagaagagagtaacAAGAACTATTGA
- a CDS encoding basic helix-loop-helix (bHLH) DNA-binding superfamily protein (basic helix-loop-helix (bHLH) DNA-binding superfamily protein; FUNCTIONS IN: sequence-specific DNA binding transcription factor activity; INVOLVED IN: response to ethylene stimulus, regulation of transcription; LOCATED IN: nucleus; EXPRESSED IN: 22 plant structures; EXPRESSED DURING: 13 growth stages; CONTAINS InterPro DOMAIN/s: Helix-loop-helix DNA-binding domain (InterPro:IPR001092), Helix-loop-helix DNA-binding (InterPro:IPR011598); BEST Arabidopsis thaliana protein match is: basic helix-loop-helix (bHLH) DNA-binding superfamily protein (TAIR:AT2G31730.1); Has 1005 Blast hits to 1005 proteins in 35 species: Archae - 0; Bacteria - 0; Metazoa - 0; Fungi - 0; Plants - 1005; Viruses - 0; Other Eukaryotes - 0 (source: NCBI BLink).) yields the protein MEFSRDAGMMMENKRNVCSLGESSIKRHKSDLSFSSKERKDKVGERISALQQIVSPYGKTDTASVLLDAMHYIEFLHEQVKVLSAPYLQTVPDATQEELEQYSLRNRGLCLVPMENTVGVAQSNGADIWAPVKTPLSPAFSVTSQSPFR from the exons ATGGAATTCTCTAGAGACGCTGGAATGATGATGGAGAATAAGCGGAATGTCTGCTCTCTCGGAGAAAGCAGTATCAAACGCCACAAGTCTGATCTCTCTTTCAGTTCCAAG GAGAGGAAGGACAAGGTTGGAGAACGTATTTCAGCTCTTCAACAAATAGTTTCCCCTTATGGAAAg ACCGACACTGCATCAGTTCTTCTAGACGCGATGCATTACATAGAGTTTCTTCACGAACAAGTGAAG GTGCTAAGTGCTCCGTATCTGCAAACGGTACCTGATGCTACGCAG GAGGAGCTGGAGCAGTACAGCctgagaaacagaggattatGTCTTGTTCCAATGGAGAATACAGTTGGAGTTGCTCAAAGCAACGGCGCTGATATATGGGCGCCCGTGAAGACTCCTCTATCACCAGCTTTCAGTGTCACATCTCAATCACCCTTTAGATGA
- a CDS encoding basic helix-loop-helix (bHLH) DNA-binding superfamily protein — MEFSRDAGMMMENKRNVCSLGESSIKRHKSDLSFSSKERKDKVGERISALQQIVSPYGKTDTASVLLDAMHYIEFLHEQVKVCSSIPSMIHSSLSEFPCSFVQVLSAPYLQTVPDATQEELEQYSLRNRGLCLVPMENTVGVAQSNGADIWAPVKTPLSPAFSVTSQSPFR, encoded by the exons ATGGAATTCTCTAGAGACGCTGGAATGATGATGGAGAATAAGCGGAATGTCTGCTCTCTCGGAGAAAGCAGTATCAAACGCCACAAGTCTGATCTCTCTTTCAGTTCCAAG GAGAGGAAGGACAAGGTTGGAGAACGTATTTCAGCTCTTCAACAAATAGTTTCCCCTTATGGAAAg ACCGACACTGCATCAGTTCTTCTAGACGCGATGCATTACATAGAGTTTCTTCACGAACAAGTGAAGGTCTGCAGTTCAATACCAAGCATGATTCATTCATCTTTATCTGAGTTCCCATGTTCTTTTGTACAGGTGCTAAGTGCTCCGTATCTGCAAACGGTACCTGATGCTACGCAG GAGGAGCTGGAGCAGTACAGCctgagaaacagaggattatGTCTTGTTCCAATGGAGAATACAGTTGGAGTTGCTCAAAGCAACGGCGCTGATATATGGGCGCCCGTGAAGACTCCTCTATCACCAGCTTTCAGTGTCACATCTCAATCACCCTTTAGATGA